A section of the Verrucomicrobium sp. GAS474 genome encodes:
- a CDS encoding sugar ABC transporter permease, with the protein MKKDTLLTALPFLLPNLLGFFLFTLGPVAVSLGMAFTDWDLTRNNALSGVPISWVGIDNFKRLLSGAEAVPFWHYLGNTLFLMLGLPVSIVGSLVLALCLDRHAPLRTFFRTVYYLPSITAGVALLLLWKALLRPEGGLVNQVLHAVGLPEPAWLASVVWAKPALMLITIWGAIGGSNMILFLAGLSQIPEELREAAVIDGANGWQRFRHVTWPQLAPVTFFIVILSMIGGLQGGFEQAQILTQGGPAGSTTTLSYFIYQKGFQEFQLGLASAIAWVLFLIVFSCTALQWKFGNPSPDA; encoded by the coding sequence ATGAAAAAGGACACTCTCCTCACCGCCCTTCCCTTCCTCCTGCCGAATCTCCTGGGGTTCTTCCTCTTCACCCTCGGCCCCGTCGCGGTCTCCCTCGGCATGGCCTTCACCGACTGGGACCTGACGCGCAACAACGCCCTCTCCGGCGTCCCGATCTCCTGGGTCGGCATCGACAACTTCAAGCGGCTCCTCTCGGGAGCGGAGGCGGTCCCGTTCTGGCATTACCTGGGGAACACGCTTTTCCTCATGCTCGGGCTCCCCGTCTCGATCGTCGGCAGCCTCGTGCTGGCGCTCTGCCTCGATCGCCATGCGCCGCTGCGGACGTTCTTCCGCACCGTCTACTACCTCCCCAGCATCACCGCGGGGGTGGCGCTCCTCCTGCTGTGGAAGGCCCTCCTCCGTCCGGAGGGAGGCCTCGTGAACCAGGTGCTCCACGCCGTCGGGCTGCCGGAACCGGCGTGGCTCGCCAGCGTCGTCTGGGCGAAGCCCGCTCTGATGCTGATCACGATCTGGGGAGCCATCGGCGGGAGCAACATGATCCTTTTCCTCGCCGGCCTTTCCCAGATCCCCGAGGAACTGCGGGAGGCCGCCGTCATCGACGGGGCCAACGGCTGGCAGCGGTTCCGCCACGTGACGTGGCCCCAGCTCGCCCCCGTCACCTTCTTCATCGTGATCCTCTCGATGATCGGCGGCCTGCAAGGGGGCTTCGAGCAGGCGCAGATCCTCACGCAGGGAGGCCCGGCGGGGAGCACCACGACGCTCAGCTATTTCATCTACCAAAAGGGATTCCAGGAATTCCAACTCGGCCTGGCCAGCGCGATCGCCTGGGTCCTCTTCCTCATCGTCTTCTCCTGCACCGCCCTCCAATGGAAATTCGGCAACCCCT
- a CDS encoding extracellular solute-binding protein — protein MVWATDDNPARVEQMTLFRQWYRDHYHALIDIRIDPSNAHPEKVIVQSVAGTGPDLFDYEGPTGLQGSGTTGLQGFVESGVILDVTEAAAVGNFGPARFWPAARSSIEYLGRQYGVPDNVFTNLVLADADRMEALKIAPPAAGWKWNDLVALGHRLEEKKEGRIVRYGLLHISWIDLVFQNGGAFFDAAGTRPAFDTPETVEALRFFRDLQRKEHLMPSAAEAASMATAGGFGLAELNQFVAGKSAMLAFGRHGYIVINQVNAEVNPPHRIVPLPVLTQRRATSFATSRATGINRRSAHVAEALRFLEFLASREFNEQVNRSSDCVGAVPEYLSRPGALSGNRPPIAGCDDPIWIDALSRATPLPCSRFVPGAVLNRIIKEEIDRFQSDLQSPEETARNVDRRLAAAIDETLATHPSLRAQWERETHEERGPTPPAP, from the coding sequence TTGGTCTGGGCTACCGACGACAACCCCGCCCGCGTCGAGCAGATGACGCTCTTCCGCCAGTGGTATCGGGATCACTACCACGCGCTGATCGATATCCGCATCGACCCGTCGAACGCCCATCCCGAGAAAGTCATCGTCCAGTCGGTCGCGGGCACGGGGCCTGACCTCTTCGATTACGAGGGTCCGACGGGCCTGCAAGGTTCGGGGACGACCGGCCTCCAGGGGTTCGTCGAGAGCGGCGTGATCCTCGACGTGACGGAGGCCGCCGCGGTGGGGAACTTCGGACCCGCCCGTTTCTGGCCTGCGGCGCGTTCCTCGATCGAGTATCTGGGACGGCAATACGGCGTCCCGGACAACGTCTTCACCAACCTCGTCCTCGCCGACGCCGACCGCATGGAGGCGTTGAAGATCGCCCCGCCCGCGGCCGGATGGAAGTGGAACGACCTGGTCGCCCTCGGCCATCGCCTCGAGGAAAAGAAGGAGGGCCGGATCGTCCGCTACGGGCTCCTCCACATTTCGTGGATCGACCTGGTCTTCCAGAACGGCGGGGCGTTCTTCGACGCGGCGGGCACCCGGCCGGCGTTCGACACCCCCGAAACCGTCGAGGCGCTCCGCTTCTTCCGCGACCTCCAACGCAAGGAGCACCTCATGCCCTCGGCCGCCGAAGCCGCGAGCATGGCGACCGCCGGGGGGTTCGGCCTCGCGGAGCTGAACCAGTTCGTCGCGGGCAAAAGCGCCATGCTCGCCTTCGGACGCCACGGCTACATCGTCATCAACCAGGTCAACGCGGAGGTGAATCCCCCGCACCGCATCGTCCCCCTGCCGGTCCTCACGCAGCGGCGCGCCACGAGCTTCGCCACGAGCCGGGCGACGGGGATCAACCGCCGGAGCGCCCACGTGGCGGAGGCCCTCCGCTTCCTCGAGTTCCTGGCCAGCCGCGAGTTCAACGAGCAGGTGAACCGCTCCTCCGATTGCGTCGGCGCGGTCCCGGAATACCTCTCCCGTCCCGGTGCTCTCTCGGGCAACCGTCCTCCCATCGCGGGCTGCGACGATCCGATCTGGATCGACGCCCTCTCCCGGGCGACCCCGCTGCCGTGCAGCCGCTTCGTTCCGGGGGCCGTCCTCAACCGGATCATCAAGGAGGAAATCGACCGTTTCCAAAGCGATCTCCAGAGCCCCGAGGAGACCGCCCGCAACGTCGACCGCCGCCTCGCGGCCGCGATCGACGAAACCCTCGCGACCCATCCGTCCCTCCGCGCCCAATGGGAGCGGGAGACGCATGAAGAACGCGGTCCCACTCCCCCTGCGCCATGA
- a CDS encoding GntR family transcriptional regulator, translating into MLQEWIRNGTLKEGTLLPSERQLASELGVGLATIQRAVRVLEEEGMVDNRGKRMRVIVNRQAPSFLSGTIAVVATPETPVTMPPKIAAGAPQPGYLRYIGHGAIGAVRAAGYHTMVLHPHKFGREQLDQFLLQRPLGVVLPELHYDVSIFPEFVAAFRRAGVPFVLGGSYDGVAECDRVISDHEQGEYEVTRWLLQQGHRRILCVLPVLRFPWILEREAGYIRAMREAGVEPLPTFWDEMSPVGLPDVQADFRVRSQYFAGCLAPFFVPQRSVDAIVATNDSQALEIKAACRALGVAQGFPVAGYDNFYGEIARVHPEFCPEPPVVTIDKRNYELGEELVRLLLERVENKLPAEPQVRKLAPVLIPIQP; encoded by the coding sequence ATGCTCCAGGAGTGGATCCGCAACGGTACCCTGAAAGAAGGAACCCTCCTTCCCTCCGAACGGCAATTGGCCTCCGAACTCGGAGTCGGTCTCGCGACGATCCAGCGGGCCGTCCGCGTTCTGGAAGAGGAGGGGATGGTCGACAACCGCGGCAAGCGGATGCGGGTGATCGTCAACCGGCAGGCACCTTCCTTTCTCTCGGGGACCATCGCCGTCGTTGCGACGCCGGAGACGCCCGTGACGATGCCGCCGAAGATCGCCGCGGGCGCGCCCCAGCCCGGCTACCTGCGGTACATCGGGCATGGCGCGATCGGCGCGGTCCGGGCCGCGGGCTATCACACGATGGTCCTCCATCCCCACAAATTCGGCAGGGAACAGCTCGACCAATTCCTTCTCCAGAGACCGCTCGGCGTCGTCCTGCCCGAGCTTCATTACGACGTCTCGATTTTCCCCGAGTTCGTGGCGGCCTTCCGCCGGGCCGGGGTCCCGTTTGTCCTCGGAGGCAGCTACGACGGCGTCGCCGAGTGCGACCGAGTGATTTCCGACCACGAGCAGGGCGAGTACGAAGTCACCCGGTGGCTGCTGCAACAAGGGCACCGCCGCATCCTCTGCGTCCTCCCCGTCCTCCGCTTCCCCTGGATCCTAGAGCGCGAGGCCGGGTACATCCGCGCCATGCGCGAGGCTGGAGTCGAGCCGCTCCCCACGTTCTGGGACGAGATGTCGCCGGTCGGTCTTCCCGACGTCCAGGCCGATTTCCGCGTCCGCTCCCAATACTTCGCCGGATGCCTCGCGCCGTTCTTCGTCCCCCAGCGCTCGGTCGACGCCATCGTGGCGACGAACGACAGCCAGGCGCTTGAGATCAAGGCCGCCTGTCGCGCCCTCGGCGTGGCGCAAGGTTTCCCCGTCGCGGGTTACGACAACTTCTACGGCGAGATCGCCCGCGTCCATCCCGAGTTTTGCCCCGAGCCTCCCGTCGTCACGATCGACAAGCGGAATTACGAATTGGGCGAGGAGCTGGTCCGGCTTCTGTTGGAGCGGGTGGAGAACAAGCTCCCCGCCGAACCACAGGTCCGGAAGCTGGCACCGGTATTGATCCCGATCCAACCCTAA
- a CDS encoding Gfo/Idh/MocA family oxidoreductase, protein MPKRLSLPFRIGIIGCGNISNNYFQHLRQFPDFIRIVACADLDLARARAKAAEHGIARGCTTGELLADPGIDLVLNLTLPATHAAVNLAILKAGKHAYCEKPFSLTYQEGLCIVREAGKRKLRLGCAPDTVLGGGIQTCRKLIDDGAIGRPFAATANLLSPGHELWHPSPEFYYKAGGGPIFDMGPYYLTALVTMLGPVKEVQSSAKKTFKERVITSQPLAGKKIKVDVPTHLTGIVEFAKGATATLTMSFDVHGHHMPLLEIYGTEGTLQCPDPNTFDGEVLLLRKGRTEWESIPLTHSGEVGRGIGLADMADAIHRGRPHRADGGMGLHVVEAMEAFHTSARLGKKIVLKSTCRQPQALPAGLKAGQLH, encoded by the coding sequence ATGCCCAAGCGCCTCTCCCTCCCCTTCCGCATCGGCATCATCGGTTGCGGCAACATCTCCAATAATTACTTCCAGCACCTGCGGCAGTTTCCCGACTTCATCCGGATCGTCGCCTGCGCTGACCTCGATCTGGCGCGGGCCCGCGCGAAGGCGGCGGAACACGGCATCGCGCGGGGGTGTACGACCGGGGAACTCCTCGCCGATCCCGGGATCGATCTGGTGCTGAACCTGACCCTTCCAGCCACCCATGCTGCCGTGAACCTGGCGATCCTGAAAGCGGGCAAGCACGCGTATTGTGAAAAACCGTTTTCCCTGACGTACCAGGAAGGCCTCTGCATCGTGCGCGAAGCCGGAAAGAGGAAGCTCCGCCTCGGATGCGCTCCCGATACCGTCCTGGGCGGCGGCATTCAGACCTGCCGGAAGCTGATCGACGACGGTGCCATCGGACGCCCCTTCGCCGCCACCGCCAACCTGCTGAGCCCCGGACACGAGCTCTGGCATCCCAGCCCTGAATTTTACTACAAGGCCGGCGGAGGGCCGATCTTCGACATGGGTCCCTACTACCTGACGGCGCTCGTCACCATGCTCGGGCCGGTCAAGGAAGTGCAGTCGTCGGCCAAAAAGACCTTTAAGGAACGTGTCATCACCAGCCAGCCGCTCGCGGGAAAAAAGATCAAGGTCGATGTGCCGACCCACCTCACCGGCATCGTCGAATTCGCGAAGGGCGCGACGGCGACGCTCACGATGAGCTTCGACGTCCATGGCCATCACATGCCCCTCCTCGAAATCTACGGGACGGAAGGGACGCTCCAATGCCCCGATCCCAACACCTTCGACGGCGAGGTCCTCCTGCTCCGCAAGGGACGGACCGAATGGGAGAGCATCCCGCTTACCCACAGCGGCGAGGTCGGCCGGGGGATCGGGCTGGCCGACATGGCCGACGCGATCCATCGCGGACGCCCCCACCGCGCCGACGGGGGGATGGGCCTCCACGTGGTGGAGGCGATGGAGGCGTTCCACACCTCGGCGCGGCTGGGAAAGAAGATCGTCCTCAAGTCGACCTGCAGGCAGCCGCAGGCCCTGCCTGCCGGCCTCAAGGCGGGACAGCTGCACTAA
- a CDS encoding ThuA domain-containing protein: MSGKSGKKALIVSGGWDGHKPAETSLVVEGFLRRSGFEVENATALAVFGDDERLKTFDLIVPNWTMGTLAEPQEKALLEAVGSGVGLGGFHGGMGDAFRGQTGYQFMVGGQFVAHPDNHKDYVVNLVRNGDPLTEGLADFTLHSEQYYMHVDPGNEVVATTVFQTVGAPWVNGTVMPVAWKRKFGRGRVFYFSVGHEPSLFLVPEVRELLTRGLVWAAR; this comes from the coding sequence ATGAGTGGAAAAAGCGGAAAGAAGGCGTTGATCGTTTCGGGCGGGTGGGACGGGCACAAGCCCGCCGAGACCTCCCTCGTCGTCGAAGGGTTCCTGCGGCGGTCCGGCTTCGAGGTCGAGAACGCGACCGCCCTCGCCGTCTTCGGCGACGACGAACGGCTGAAAACCTTCGATCTCATCGTTCCAAATTGGACGATGGGGACGCTCGCGGAACCGCAGGAAAAGGCCCTCCTCGAAGCGGTCGGGAGCGGCGTCGGCCTGGGCGGATTCCATGGAGGGATGGGCGACGCCTTTCGCGGCCAGACCGGCTATCAGTTCATGGTCGGCGGGCAGTTCGTCGCTCACCCCGACAACCACAAAGACTACGTGGTGAACCTCGTCCGGAACGGCGATCCGCTCACGGAAGGGCTGGCCGACTTCACGCTCCATTCCGAGCAATATTACATGCACGTCGATCCCGGCAACGAGGTCGTCGCCACCACGGTCTTCCAAACCGTCGGCGCGCCCTGGGTCAACGGCACCGTCATGCCGGTCGCCTGGAAGCGGAAGTTTGGCCGGGGACGCGTCTTTTATTTTTCCGTGGGACACGAACCCTCGCTTTTCCTCGTTCCCGAAGTCCGGGAACTCCTCACCCGCGGCCTCGTTTGGGCCGCCCGCTGA
- the ugpC gene encoding sn-glycerol-3-phosphate ABC transporter ATP-binding protein UgpC — protein MAKVVLEGVYKTYIGEKGREVVAVDDVNLTIEDREFIVLVGPSGCGKSTTLRMVAGLEEISRGGIYIDDRKINDVPPKDRDIAMVFQNYALYPHMTVRRNMAFGLELRGYPKAEINARVGEAASILGLSDEMLERKPKALSGGQRQRVAVGRAIVRKPRAFLFDEPLSNLDAKMRVQMRTEISKLHTRLASTMIYVTHDQVEAMTMGDRIVVMKDGRIQQVAEPLEIYNNPSNAFVAGFIGSPPMNFIEGTIEEGAGKLFFRETAPEGRAPVRLALPDGQARKLASHLGKPVLFGIRPEDLEDKGALAGADPDQVFQATIDVVEPMGAETFIYLNTGSHPLIARSQRTFREEIGKKIDLSANMKNAHFFENHDKERFRKANGEFDRDLWQAAARLIV, from the coding sequence ATGGCAAAAGTAGTCCTTGAAGGCGTCTACAAGACCTATATCGGCGAGAAAGGCCGCGAAGTCGTCGCGGTCGACGACGTCAACCTTACCATCGAGGACCGGGAATTCATCGTCCTCGTTGGCCCGAGCGGTTGCGGCAAATCGACCACCCTCCGCATGGTCGCGGGACTGGAGGAAATCTCCCGGGGCGGGATTTACATCGATGACCGGAAAATCAACGACGTCCCGCCGAAAGACCGGGACATCGCCATGGTCTTCCAGAACTACGCCCTCTACCCCCACATGACCGTCCGCCGCAACATGGCCTTCGGTCTCGAACTGCGCGGCTACCCCAAGGCCGAGATCAACGCGCGCGTCGGGGAAGCCGCCTCGATCCTCGGCCTCTCCGACGAGATGCTGGAGCGAAAGCCCAAGGCCCTCTCGGGCGGGCAGCGCCAGCGGGTCGCGGTGGGGCGGGCCATCGTCCGGAAGCCCCGGGCCTTCCTTTTCGACGAGCCCCTTTCCAACCTCGACGCCAAGATGCGCGTCCAGATGCGGACCGAGATCTCGAAGCTCCACACCCGCCTTGCCAGCACGATGATCTACGTCACCCACGACCAGGTCGAGGCCATGACGATGGGGGATCGCATCGTCGTCATGAAGGACGGCCGCATCCAGCAGGTCGCCGAGCCGCTCGAGATCTACAATAACCCCAGCAACGCCTTCGTCGCCGGATTCATCGGCAGCCCCCCGATGAACTTCATCGAAGGGACGATCGAGGAGGGCGCGGGAAAACTCTTCTTCCGCGAAACCGCGCCCGAGGGGCGCGCGCCCGTCCGTCTGGCCCTGCCCGACGGGCAAGCCCGCAAGCTGGCCTCCCATCTCGGGAAGCCCGTCCTCTTCGGCATCCGCCCCGAGGATCTGGAGGACAAGGGCGCACTCGCCGGTGCCGATCCCGATCAGGTCTTTCAAGCCACGATCGATGTAGTCGAGCCCATGGGAGCCGAAACCTTCATCTACCTCAATACCGGCTCGCATCCCTTGATCGCCCGCTCGCAGCGCACCTTCCGGGAGGAAATCGGTAAAAAAATCGACCTCTCCGCCAACATGAAGAACGCCCACTTCTTCGAGAACCACGACAAAGAGCGCTTCCGGAAAGCGAACGGAGAGTTCGACCGCGATCTCTGGCAGGCCGCAGCCCGCTTGATCGTCTGA